The proteins below are encoded in one region of Saccopteryx leptura isolate mSacLep1 chromosome 1, mSacLep1_pri_phased_curated, whole genome shotgun sequence:
- the LOC136388494 gene encoding myristoylated alanine-rich C-kinase substrate-like produces MPRVSGSSSTQQVSLTGATPQGAPKNRGGGAPSKKEGGKVAPGPKGFCGSKVLRRRRVRTAARSAPGSPGIGRRSPTGGWREGSRERQSACSSPESGDQESYPAAGRAPRTQRRRGLVKLQAGRVLGDPGREAKRGAALGTQASGRWGGAAAPEPGVAATASRSARQPRSPEAAAPGPEGQPGRSPRLAGRTLRSARPRVGGALPAGLCGRQVRAADEPGARFPSPRRPETARAPGPEPACPSSSLPGVPPPTLQRSSPCP; encoded by the exons ATGCCCAGAGTCTCAGGAT CCAGCAGCACACAGCAAGTTTCACTCACCGGGGCCACGCCTCAAGGTGCCCCAAAAAACAGGGGAGGCGGCGCTCCATCCAAGAAGGAAGGCGGAAAGGTCGCCCCGGGTCCGAAGGGCTTCTGCGGGTCCAAGGTGCTCCGGAGGCGCAGGGTTCGCACCGCTGCCCGAAGTGCGCCCGGGAGCCCGGGAATAGGAAGGCGGTCTCCTACCGGAGGGTGGCGGGAGGGGTCCCGCGAACGACAGTCGGCGTGTTCATCCCCTGAATCAGGGGACCAGGAATCCTACCCAGCGGCGGGACGGGCCCCGCGCACGCAGCGGAGACGCGGTCTCGTAAAGCTCCAGGCTGGACGCGTCCTTGGAGATCCCGGTCGCGAGGCAAAGCGCGGGGCTGCTTTGGGGACCCAGGCGTCCGGGCGCTGGGGGGGTGCGGCCGCTCCCGAGCCCGGCGTCGCGGCCACGGCCTCACGGAGCGCCCGGCAGCCGCGGAGCCCGGAAGCAGCTGCGCCGGGGCCGGAGGGCCAGCCGGGGCGGAGCCCGCGCCTCGCGGGGAGGACCCTGCGGAGCGCCCGCCCCCGCGTGGGAGGCGCACTGCCCGCCGGCCTCTGCGGCCGCCAGGTGCGGGCTGCGGATGAGCCCGGCGCTCGGTTTCCGTCACCCAGACGCCCCGAGACCGCCCGCGCGCCCGGCCCGGAACCCGCCTGCCCCTCCAGCTCGCTGCCTGGGGttccccctcccaccctccagcGCTCGTCCCCGTGCCCGTGA